A stretch of the Lagenorhynchus albirostris chromosome 21, mLagAlb1.1, whole genome shotgun sequence genome encodes the following:
- the ASAH1 gene encoding acid ceramidase isoform X3, whose translation MEEGGHKPTNWTEDCRKSTYPPSGPTYRGPVPWYTINLDLPPYKRWHELMVDKAPALKVIVNSLKNMINAFEPSGKIVQLVDQKLPGLLGNFPGPFEEEMKGIAAVTEIPLGEIISFNIFYEFFTICTSIITEDKEGHLLHARNMDFGVFLGWNVNNNTWVVTEELKPLTVNLDFQRNNKTVFKAAGFAGYVGMLTGFKPGLLSLTLNERFSTNGGFMGVIEWILGKKDAKWIGFIIRSVLENSTSYEEAKTILTKTKVLAPAYFILGGNKSGEGCVITRDREQSLDIYELDPKQGIWYVVQTNYDRWKNPFFLDNRRTPAKMCLNQTTQENISFATMYDVLSTKPVLNKLTVYTALIDVTKGQFETYLRDCPDPCIGW comes from the exons atggaggaaggggggcACAAACCAACGAAT tgGACAGAAGACTGCAGAAAATCAACCTATCCTCCCTCTGGACCAAC CTATAGGGGTCCGGTTCCGTGGTACACTATAAATCTCGATTTACCACCGTACAAAAGATGGCATGAATTGATGGTTGACAAGGCACCAGCG ctaAAAGTTATAGTGAATTCCCTGAAAAATATGATAAATGCATTTGAGCCAAGTGGAAAAATTGTGCAGTTGGTGGATCAAAAGTTG CCTGGTCTACTTGGCAACTTTCCCGGGCCTTTCGAGGAGGAAATGAAGGGGATTGCAGCAGTTACTGAAATACCTTTAG GAGAGattatttcattcaatattttctatgaattttttaCCATTTGTACTTCAATAATAACAGAAGACAAAGAAG GTCATCTACTACATGCACGAAACATGGATTTTGGAGTATTTCTTGG GTGGaatgtaaataataatacctGGGTCGTAACTGAGGAACTAAAACCTTTAACAGTGAATTTGGACttccaaagaaacaataaaactgTCTTCAAGGCGGCAGGCTTTGCTGGCTATGTGGGCATGTTAACAGGATTCAAACCA GGACTACTTAGTCTTACGCTTAATGAACGTTTCAGTACAAATGGCGGTTTTATGG GTGTCATAGAATGGATTTTGGGAAAGAAAGATGCCAAGTGGATAGGGTTTATCATTAGATCAGTTCTGGAAAATAGCACAAG TTATGAAGAAGCCAAGACTATATTGACCAAAACCAAAGTATTGGCCCCAGCATACTTTATCCTGGGAGGCAACAAGTCTGGGGAGGGTTGTGTGATTACACGAGACAGAGAACAGTCTTTGGATATATATGA ACTCGACCCCAAGCAGGGTATATGGTATGTGGTGCAAACAAATTATGACCGTTGGAAAAATCCCTTCTTCCTTGATAATCGCAGAACACCTGCAAAGATGTGTCTAAACCAGACAACCCAAGAG aaTATCTCATTTGCAACCATGTACGATGTCCTGTCAACAAAACCTGTCCTCaacaag CTGACGGTATACACAGCCTTGATAGACGTTACCAAAGGTCAATTTGAAACATACCTGCGGGACTGCCCAGACCCCTGTATAGGTTGGTGA
- the ASAH1 gene encoding acid ceramidase isoform X4, translating into MVDKAPALKVIVNSLKNMINAFEPSGKIVQLVDQKLPGLLGNFPGPFEEEMKGIAAVTEIPLGEIISFNIFYEFFTICTSIITEDKEGHLLHARNMDFGVFLGWNVNNNTWVVTEELKPLTVNLDFQRNNKTVFKAAGFAGYVGMLTGFKPGLLSLTLNERFSTNGGFMGVIEWILGKKDAKWIGFIIRSVLENSTSYEEAKTILTKTKVLAPAYFILGGNKSGEGCVITRDREQSLDIYELDPKQGIWYVVQTNYDRWKNPFFLDNRRTPAKMCLNQTTQENISFATMYDVLSTKPVLNKLTVYTALIDVTKGQFETYLRDCPDPCIGW; encoded by the exons ATGGTTGACAAGGCACCAGCG ctaAAAGTTATAGTGAATTCCCTGAAAAATATGATAAATGCATTTGAGCCAAGTGGAAAAATTGTGCAGTTGGTGGATCAAAAGTTG CCTGGTCTACTTGGCAACTTTCCCGGGCCTTTCGAGGAGGAAATGAAGGGGATTGCAGCAGTTACTGAAATACCTTTAG GAGAGattatttcattcaatattttctatgaattttttaCCATTTGTACTTCAATAATAACAGAAGACAAAGAAG GTCATCTACTACATGCACGAAACATGGATTTTGGAGTATTTCTTGG GTGGaatgtaaataataatacctGGGTCGTAACTGAGGAACTAAAACCTTTAACAGTGAATTTGGACttccaaagaaacaataaaactgTCTTCAAGGCGGCAGGCTTTGCTGGCTATGTGGGCATGTTAACAGGATTCAAACCA GGACTACTTAGTCTTACGCTTAATGAACGTTTCAGTACAAATGGCGGTTTTATGG GTGTCATAGAATGGATTTTGGGAAAGAAAGATGCCAAGTGGATAGGGTTTATCATTAGATCAGTTCTGGAAAATAGCACAAG TTATGAAGAAGCCAAGACTATATTGACCAAAACCAAAGTATTGGCCCCAGCATACTTTATCCTGGGAGGCAACAAGTCTGGGGAGGGTTGTGTGATTACACGAGACAGAGAACAGTCTTTGGATATATATGA ACTCGACCCCAAGCAGGGTATATGGTATGTGGTGCAAACAAATTATGACCGTTGGAAAAATCCCTTCTTCCTTGATAATCGCAGAACACCTGCAAAGATGTGTCTAAACCAGACAACCCAAGAG aaTATCTCATTTGCAACCATGTACGATGTCCTGTCAACAAAACCTGTCCTCaacaag CTGACGGTATACACAGCCTTGATAGACGTTACCAAAGGTCAATTTGAAACATACCTGCGGGACTGCCCAGACCCCTGTATAGGTTGGTGA
- the ASAH1 gene encoding acid ceramidase isoform X1 has protein sequence MLGWSRLTFVLLSVTVTGSVAQHVPPGGRRPKKREDAILLTLQMEEGGHKPTNWTEDCRKSTYPPSGPTYRGPVPWYTINLDLPPYKRWHELMVDKAPALKVIVNSLKNMINAFEPSGKIVQLVDQKLPGLLGNFPGPFEEEMKGIAAVTEIPLGEIISFNIFYEFFTICTSIITEDKEGHLLHARNMDFGVFLGWNVNNNTWVVTEELKPLTVNLDFQRNNKTVFKAAGFAGYVGMLTGFKPGLLSLTLNERFSTNGGFMGVIEWILGKKDAKWIGFIIRSVLENSTSYEEAKTILTKTKVLAPAYFILGGNKSGEGCVITRDREQSLDIYELDPKQGIWYVVQTNYDRWKNPFFLDNRRTPAKMCLNQTTQENISFATMYDVLSTKPVLNKLTVYTALIDVTKGQFETYLRDCPDPCIGW, from the exons GGAGGCAGGAGGccaaagaagagagaagatgcTATACTGCTGACTTtgcagatggaggaaggggggcACAAACCAACGAAT tgGACAGAAGACTGCAGAAAATCAACCTATCCTCCCTCTGGACCAAC CTATAGGGGTCCGGTTCCGTGGTACACTATAAATCTCGATTTACCACCGTACAAAAGATGGCATGAATTGATGGTTGACAAGGCACCAGCG ctaAAAGTTATAGTGAATTCCCTGAAAAATATGATAAATGCATTTGAGCCAAGTGGAAAAATTGTGCAGTTGGTGGATCAAAAGTTG CCTGGTCTACTTGGCAACTTTCCCGGGCCTTTCGAGGAGGAAATGAAGGGGATTGCAGCAGTTACTGAAATACCTTTAG GAGAGattatttcattcaatattttctatgaattttttaCCATTTGTACTTCAATAATAACAGAAGACAAAGAAG GTCATCTACTACATGCACGAAACATGGATTTTGGAGTATTTCTTGG GTGGaatgtaaataataatacctGGGTCGTAACTGAGGAACTAAAACCTTTAACAGTGAATTTGGACttccaaagaaacaataaaactgTCTTCAAGGCGGCAGGCTTTGCTGGCTATGTGGGCATGTTAACAGGATTCAAACCA GGACTACTTAGTCTTACGCTTAATGAACGTTTCAGTACAAATGGCGGTTTTATGG GTGTCATAGAATGGATTTTGGGAAAGAAAGATGCCAAGTGGATAGGGTTTATCATTAGATCAGTTCTGGAAAATAGCACAAG TTATGAAGAAGCCAAGACTATATTGACCAAAACCAAAGTATTGGCCCCAGCATACTTTATCCTGGGAGGCAACAAGTCTGGGGAGGGTTGTGTGATTACACGAGACAGAGAACAGTCTTTGGATATATATGA ACTCGACCCCAAGCAGGGTATATGGTATGTGGTGCAAACAAATTATGACCGTTGGAAAAATCCCTTCTTCCTTGATAATCGCAGAACACCTGCAAAGATGTGTCTAAACCAGACAACCCAAGAG aaTATCTCATTTGCAACCATGTACGATGTCCTGTCAACAAAACCTGTCCTCaacaag CTGACGGTATACACAGCCTTGATAGACGTTACCAAAGGTCAATTTGAAACATACCTGCGGGACTGCCCAGACCCCTGTATAGGTTGGTGA
- the ASAH1 gene encoding acid ceramidase isoform X2: protein MLGWSRLTFVLLSVTVTGSVAQHVPPWTEDCRKSTYPPSGPTYRGPVPWYTINLDLPPYKRWHELMVDKAPALKVIVNSLKNMINAFEPSGKIVQLVDQKLPGLLGNFPGPFEEEMKGIAAVTEIPLGEIISFNIFYEFFTICTSIITEDKEGHLLHARNMDFGVFLGWNVNNNTWVVTEELKPLTVNLDFQRNNKTVFKAAGFAGYVGMLTGFKPGLLSLTLNERFSTNGGFMGVIEWILGKKDAKWIGFIIRSVLENSTSYEEAKTILTKTKVLAPAYFILGGNKSGEGCVITRDREQSLDIYELDPKQGIWYVVQTNYDRWKNPFFLDNRRTPAKMCLNQTTQENISFATMYDVLSTKPVLNKLTVYTALIDVTKGQFETYLRDCPDPCIGW, encoded by the exons tgGACAGAAGACTGCAGAAAATCAACCTATCCTCCCTCTGGACCAAC CTATAGGGGTCCGGTTCCGTGGTACACTATAAATCTCGATTTACCACCGTACAAAAGATGGCATGAATTGATGGTTGACAAGGCACCAGCG ctaAAAGTTATAGTGAATTCCCTGAAAAATATGATAAATGCATTTGAGCCAAGTGGAAAAATTGTGCAGTTGGTGGATCAAAAGTTG CCTGGTCTACTTGGCAACTTTCCCGGGCCTTTCGAGGAGGAAATGAAGGGGATTGCAGCAGTTACTGAAATACCTTTAG GAGAGattatttcattcaatattttctatgaattttttaCCATTTGTACTTCAATAATAACAGAAGACAAAGAAG GTCATCTACTACATGCACGAAACATGGATTTTGGAGTATTTCTTGG GTGGaatgtaaataataatacctGGGTCGTAACTGAGGAACTAAAACCTTTAACAGTGAATTTGGACttccaaagaaacaataaaactgTCTTCAAGGCGGCAGGCTTTGCTGGCTATGTGGGCATGTTAACAGGATTCAAACCA GGACTACTTAGTCTTACGCTTAATGAACGTTTCAGTACAAATGGCGGTTTTATGG GTGTCATAGAATGGATTTTGGGAAAGAAAGATGCCAAGTGGATAGGGTTTATCATTAGATCAGTTCTGGAAAATAGCACAAG TTATGAAGAAGCCAAGACTATATTGACCAAAACCAAAGTATTGGCCCCAGCATACTTTATCCTGGGAGGCAACAAGTCTGGGGAGGGTTGTGTGATTACACGAGACAGAGAACAGTCTTTGGATATATATGA ACTCGACCCCAAGCAGGGTATATGGTATGTGGTGCAAACAAATTATGACCGTTGGAAAAATCCCTTCTTCCTTGATAATCGCAGAACACCTGCAAAGATGTGTCTAAACCAGACAACCCAAGAG aaTATCTCATTTGCAACCATGTACGATGTCCTGTCAACAAAACCTGTCCTCaacaag CTGACGGTATACACAGCCTTGATAGACGTTACCAAAGGTCAATTTGAAACATACCTGCGGGACTGCCCAGACCCCTGTATAGGTTGGTGA